ACCATGAGACGCGCTGTGAGCCCAGCCTCCTACTGAAAGGTAACCTCGCAGATCCTTCTCCTCTTTATAATAACGGAGCATCACATGCATTAATTGCTCAATTTCCGCTTGATTAAAAAATGGATTCTGTCTGTGGCGTTGCACAATCAAAGCGATAGGTAAGGCAGAGAACGTCCTTGTAAAAACTGACTGATCATCCTCGCTACCAATACCATAGAACAAATGGTTCTCATCAGTCAGAACAGTTAAGAGGCTTCGTAACTCCTCTTCACTGAATCTATTTTCTTCCTTAATCCACATATAAAACATCGAATAAATCAGGTTATCCCGTAATTCTGGCTGAGGATCTCCAATATATTGAAGTAACAAAGGTAAGAAATCTTGATGCTGCTCACCTTCGTGTAACTGATACTCATCCTTCTCAATTCTTTGTAAATCCAGCATCAATTTAATCCTTGTATCGCTCATTTCCCCATCTCCTTCAACATTAACATAATCTCCTCTATAACAACTTCGGGCTCATCATGATGAATATAATGTCCACTTCGACTAGCAATCCGGTACTTGCTTGACGTTGATAGCCATTGGAATTCTGCTTGGAGTTTTTGCTCAATTTTCAATATTTCTTGAGATGGCCATCCCTCTTCAACATTGTCAGGTAAACCTCTTGTAATAATTGCAAGAGGGAGGTTACTTTGATTTGAATGATCAACGATTTGCTTATAACTTTGTATTTTATCAATCTTCTCACTATTCAACATAGGATTCTCGTAATATTCCCTATTTCTTGCAAGCAGATTTTCGGGTAGAACCTTTTCATAGGCGAGTTCTTTATATTCCGGTGCAGCGTCAACCAAAACCATACCACAGATGTTCAGTGGATAAAGGCTGGCATATAATCTAGCGACCAAACCACCAAAAGAATGCCCCACCAATATATAGGGCTTCTCCACTTCAAGCGCTAGCAACAATTCGTTGAGCTCCTCGACTAGATCATAGCAAGTCGTCGGGACGGATGCGACTTGACTCCTGCCAATACCCGACCTGTTATAGGAAAAGGTTGATGTTTTTTGCGATATTTGGTCTTGGACTTTTTTCCATGTCTCATAGCTATCGCCTAACCCTGCTATGAAGATTACGCTTGGAATACTGTTACGTGAATATTTATTTAATAGTCTGCGGTTATCACAGATATCAATTATCTTTTCATTTTGTATAGTCACTTTTAATCACCCAGTTCAATTATAAGCTTCACACTATCATTATTTCTATAATAATTTGATTATTTTATTTTTTGCGAACTTTCCTGTTTTTTATTTTGTAACTTCAGCTGAAACTGAAGAAGAACAAGTAAATGCCTTAAGAAAAATTTTAATTGCATTTCATGATCGATTAACTAGAGAAGAAGTTTCGATTTTTGCCCAAAACGATCATTTATTTTCTAAATTTAAACTTCCTTTAAATATGCTATAAAGCCCAGAAAAGCCTAATTTAGATGAGTTTAAACTATATATCACTAAGATTTTTTATCAAGAATTTGAATTGAAATACTTATTATTAAGTTTAAAAAACAATGTATTTTTGTGAATGTCCGTGATTATCTTTTAGAGCAATTAAAAATGAGTAATAACGTTTGATTATATAGATATATAAAGGTGGCATAAATAATTATTAAACGGCTATTTGGTACCGCTACATCGCTATAAAACTAAGGTTTTGCACTATCCATAAAGCAAAAAAGGCGTTATCCTTTCTGTAGAATTATAGGAAAGGATGGCGTTTTTTATGTCTGTTTCTGTGTCTGATGAATTACAACTATTTGCTCATGAGATTCAAAGCTTTTTATCTCCAAATACCTTACGGGATCTTGCTAGAGATGTTGGTTTTGTACAACGAACTAGTAAATATTAAGCAAAAGATTTAGTCGCTTTATGTAAATGGATGAGTCAAAATATCGCTACAACCTCTTTAGCTCAGTTATCTAGCTGTTTAGAAGCATCCACAGAAGTACTCATCAGTCCAGAAGGACTGAATCAACGGTTTAATACATCAGCCGTTCAGTTTTTACAACATATATTGACTAACCTTCTAAATAAAAAATTAACTTCATCTATGCCACTTTCTTCTCCATACACCTCTGTTTTCAAGCGTATTCGCATTTTAGATTCCACTGCATTTCAGCTTCCAGATATATTTTCAACCATTTATCCTGGGGCTGGAGGATGTAGCCATACTGCTGGGATGAAAATTCAACTTGAATATGACCTATTAAGTGGACAATTCCTACATATCCATACAGGTCCAGGGAAACAACATGATCGAACCTATGGTTCTCTGTGTGTTCCAACTGTAACACCAAATGATTTATGTATCCGTGATTTAGGGTATTTTCATTTAAAAGATCTTCAACATATACAAGATAAAAAGGCTTACTATATCTCTCGTATTAAATCCAATACACGTATTTATCAAAAAAATCTCACACCTGATTATTTTCAGGATGGAAAAATCAAGAAAGGTACAGAGTATATACAGATAGATATGGAGGCATTAATGAACTCTCTCCAACCAGGGCAAACCTATGAAATATCCGATGCTTATGTAGGAATGACTGATAAAGTACCAACTCGTGTGATTGTTCATCGACTTACAGATGAACAACAACAAAAACGATTGCAAGATCAAGCTGTAAGAGAGAAAAAGAAAGGAATAAAGTATTCCCCTCGTAGTAAACGTCTCAGTAGTATCAATGTATATATGACAAATACCTCTACAGATACTGTCCCGATGGGACAAGTACATGATTGGTACTCTTTACGTTGGCAAATCGAGATTTTATTTAAAACATGGAAATCATTCTTTCATATTCACCATTGTAAAAAGATAAAACGAGAAAGATTAGAATGCCATTTGTATGGGAAACTGATCGCTATTCTCCTCTGTACTTCTACTATGTTTCAAATGCGTCAATTACTTCTTATGAAAAAGAAACGAGAGCTGAGTGAATATAAGGCCATATATATGATTAGAGATTATTTTTTTCTTATTTATCAAGCCATACAGAAAGACACCCAAGAATTATCAAAGATTCTCATTCGCCTGTTCAACCTCCTACAGCAAAATGGGCGAAAATCTCACAGATATGAGAAGAAAACAGTCTTTGATATATTAGGTGTCGTTTACAATTATACCATTTCTGAAGATCAAGCGGCCTAATTCAAAAAATGAAACCCGATAGGGTTTATTTCGCATGCAAACCTTTAAATTCTCTAAGCCTGGCTTTTAGAAAAAAGAAATAATCTCTACTATACTTGACATTGTATAATCTTAGCTTGATAGCGATGGGGTCCCGCCAACATTTCGCGAATTTCGTATGCTAAGGAATTTTTTTTAAAACTTGGTTTTACCGTACGTTGGGGTTAGTAATAACATTGTCAATTGGTTTAAGTAATACAGGTGATACACAACATGCTCTGAAAAAAGAAGACATTATCCAGTATTCGCATGCGGACCATTTTTAATTGATGTAACCAAAAGAGACCTCCTAAATGAGGTCTCTTTTGGTATAGGGGATTCGACTTATTATTTTCATTTTGCTTCATTATTCTTTCTTTTTGTTCACGACTTATTTATTCTCTACTAAGTTAATAGAAAATGAACCTCCTGGATACTCAATAATTGATTCTCCCTTGGCTAAAGCAAAATCTCCAGCATACAATCCAGTTTTTGAAAATTCGCAATATTTTCCGTTATCGCACGAATTGGATATTGTTCCGTCAGTCATTTTTACTATTCCTTCTTTGGAATCAAATCGATATGTTCCATAATGAAGATTATTGGTGATTTTTGTGGCATTACCAGAAAACGTTTCCGTTTTAAATTTTCCACCATACATTTTTAAAATCATCGGTGTTGGTCCATAAAAAATATCACCAGAAATTTTAGTATCAATTCCAGCTACAGTTTTTTGATTTGTGTACATAGGTGTGGCAGTTTCGAAAGGAATTTCATTTAAAAATAGCTTGTTCCCATATGTTTGAATAAAATGTTGATCTTCTTCAGATATTGCTTCATTTATATCATATTTACTATTAATCTTGCTAATTTTTAATGAAATTTGGTCTTTAGTTAATGCCTGTCCTTTGTCTAATGTACTTGCTTCAGTAGATTGTGTAGAAAATGCTCCTAAGCCTAAAGTTAGTGTAAGTCCTAATAGAAATTTATTAAATTTCATTAATGTCATCCCTCTCCTATTTGTAATATAAAAACTTTTTCTATACTTGAAAATAAATGAAAAAACATAATACCAATGCTATGTAGCTATTGATTTTAAATTGTAGAAATAATACGATGATTGACATAGAAAGTGTAATTTTCAAACAAAATAGAATAACAGGTTTGTCCAGATTAAATAGCATATTTTATATCAATTGATAATATGTTGTTGGAATATTCTTTGTAATTTATTACATTTCGAAAGTTAATATGGTTATTTATTTTAAAAAAGGAAGGTTATTGTATATTTTAGTGGAATTTTATTATAAAGTCATGCTTTAGCAGCTAGTGACCAACTTGTATTAGTGTTTCAATCGAATTTACTATTTAGATTGACTAGAATTGAACGAGTGGATGTAATTTAAAGTTATTAGTTTTCCTACAAGATAAAAAATTTTAAAGGGGATGATTATATGTTTAAAAAATTTGTTGTAAGTGTATTATCATTAGGATTTCTTGTTACAGGAGGAAGCTTTGCACAAGCGGATGAATTGAATATTCCTAACAATAATGGGACATGTAAAGACATTATAAAAAATGTAGAAGTAAACGAATATGTAAAAAGCTGTTTCAAAATATTTCCTAATCCCCTCTTTGGTTCAATAGTAAGAATCCCTAATACTTTTACATATGATGACGATATTTATCAAGGAACACTCTATCTTGTTTCTCAAGAACGTACTACGTTTTCAATTGTAGCTCATTATGAAGGAACAGTAAAAAAATATAAATGAAATATAAAATTAAAGAGATTTATATCCATATAATAAAAAAATTAATACTCCAATTAATATAAAGGAATTTGAAGAGGTTTTAGTAATAAATTACCTTTATTCTTCTGCGTATTTCTATAATTTGTGAAAAGAGACCCTGTTAAAAGGTCTCTTTTTTATTATTTAGACCCATCTAAGATCTTAGATTTTATATCTTCAATCGAGAAATCTTTTTCGGATTGCTGGGGTAGGTAGTGAACAGCTCGTTTGTTTTCCAAATAATTTATATCTATTTTTTGCGAATTTTTCATAAGAAAAATCACGGAGGGACTTTGGTATTATTAGAAAAAGAATTGTTACTTTCCAAAATCCATTTAATTTTCGACAGATATTTATTATAGCATCGGATTTTATGTAAGCAGTATCATTCTCAATTAATACAATACTATCAGTATTTTCATCTATATGATATTTTTTTA
This DNA window, taken from Bacillus paramycoides, encodes the following:
- a CDS encoding DUF2785 domain-containing protein — its product is MSDTRIKLMLDLQRIEKDEYQLHEGEQHQDFLPLLLQYIGDPQPELRDNLIYSMFYMWIKEENRFSEEELRSLLTVLTDENHLFYGIGSEDDQSVFTRTFSALPIALIVQRHRQNPFFNQAEIEQLMHVMLRYYKEEKDLRGYLSVGGWAHSASHGADVFVELVQCEESSVAMLREVLVAISGMLHNGRHIFSDEDDERLVNIVDTMIDKELLPHQEIANWISDLAQCCNLPRSRSQVIARVNSKNFLRSLYFRRGQDSRGNELSTVILGTEAILNKFSFS
- a CDS encoding alpha/beta fold hydrolase, coding for MTIQNEKIIDICDNRRLLNKYSRNSIPSVIFIAGLGDSYETWKKVQDQISQKTSTFSYNRSGIGRSQVASVPTTCYDLVEELNELLLALEVEKPYILVGHSFGGLVARLYASLYPLNICGMVLVDAAPEYKELAYEKVLPENLLARNREYYENPMLNSEKIDKIQSYKQIVDHSNQSNLPLAIITRGLPDNVEEGWPSQEILKIEQKLQAEFQWLSTSSKYRIASRSGHYIHHDEPEVVIEEIMLMLKEMGK
- a CDS encoding thiol-disulfide oxidoreductase DCC family protein; translation: MTNIVLFDGECNFCNQSIQFIIKRDYNAYFQYASLQGRIGRQLLKKYHIDENTDSIVLIENDTAYIKSDAIINICRKLNGFWKVTILFLIIPKSLRDFSYEKFAKNRYKLFGKQTSCSLPTPAIRKRFLD